A genomic segment from Bradyrhizobium sp. CB1015 encodes:
- a CDS encoding enoyl-CoA hydratase/isomerase family protein, which yields MSTYKDIGVEKLGHVGTIEIRRPPLNFFDISLINQIADALDEFDRDIEIRASLLSAQGKAFCAGANFGDPARQAQEAREAEKKGDPADSLGPINHLYIQAVRIFRAKKPIVAAVQGAAIGGGLGLAVSADFRVTCPEARFSANFTKLGFHPGFGLTVTLPELIGKNNAELMFYTSRRVTGEEAYKWGLANELVPQDQVKAAAMKLAGEIAECSPLGLLSTRATMRNGLADRVMAATNHELAEQTRLRATEDFKEGVKATEERRVANFKGR from the coding sequence ATGAGCACCTACAAAGATATCGGCGTCGAGAAGCTCGGGCATGTCGGCACCATCGAGATCCGCCGTCCGCCGCTCAACTTCTTCGATATCTCGCTGATCAACCAGATCGCGGATGCGCTCGACGAGTTCGATCGCGACATCGAAATCCGTGCGTCCCTGCTCTCCGCGCAAGGCAAGGCGTTCTGCGCCGGTGCCAATTTCGGCGATCCGGCGCGGCAGGCCCAGGAGGCGCGCGAAGCCGAGAAGAAGGGCGATCCCGCCGACAGTCTCGGCCCGATCAACCATCTCTACATCCAGGCCGTGCGCATCTTCCGCGCCAAGAAGCCGATCGTCGCCGCCGTGCAGGGCGCGGCCATCGGTGGCGGACTCGGGCTTGCAGTGTCGGCCGATTTCCGCGTCACCTGCCCCGAAGCGCGCTTCTCCGCAAACTTCACAAAGCTCGGCTTCCATCCCGGCTTCGGCCTGACCGTGACGCTGCCCGAGCTGATCGGCAAGAACAACGCCGAGCTGATGTTCTACACCAGCCGCCGCGTCACCGGCGAGGAAGCCTACAAATGGGGCCTCGCCAACGAGCTGGTGCCGCAGGACCAGGTCAAGGCGGCCGCAATGAAGCTGGCCGGCGAGATCGCCGAATGCTCCCCGCTCGGCCTGCTCTCCACTCGCGCCACGATGCGCAATGGCCTCGCCGACCGCGTGATGGCCGCGACCAATCACGAGCTCGCCGAGCAGACGCGGCTGCGCGCGACGGAGGACTTCAAGGAAGGCGTGAAAGCCACGGAAGAGCGCCGGGTGGCGAACTTCAAAGGGCGATAG
- a CDS encoding thermonuclease family protein, which translates to MPRNATSPGHVTQRLRFIVACLLVASGSALATPCQFESQGEGRVAAVVDARSVRLDDGREIRLSGIAPTATTKQALTSLLAGRDVTLRSADDTPDRYGRQSALLFIGESDISVQAMLLARGEAVVSAEIVDKDCAAALMASEAAARRQKMGSWADPSAIKNAESPDDILAEIGRFAVIEGKVLSVRQAGATTYLNFGRNWTRGFAVTISRRTLPVFESAGIALKSLENRRIRVRGWVEGTTGPRIDVRLLGQVELLGANEPTGVRP; encoded by the coding sequence TTGCCGCGCAATGCAACCTCTCCGGGTCACGTGACGCAACGGCTTCGCTTCATCGTCGCATGTCTTCTTGTCGCGAGTGGCTCGGCGCTCGCGACGCCGTGCCAGTTCGAGTCCCAAGGCGAAGGCCGCGTCGCTGCCGTCGTCGATGCGCGCAGTGTGCGGCTCGATGACGGGCGCGAGATCCGCCTCAGCGGCATCGCGCCGACCGCGACCACGAAGCAGGCGCTGACCTCGCTGCTCGCCGGCCGCGACGTGACGCTGCGAAGCGCTGACGACACGCCCGATCGCTATGGCCGCCAGAGCGCGCTGCTCTTCATCGGCGAAAGCGACATCTCGGTGCAGGCCATGCTGCTCGCCCGGGGCGAGGCCGTGGTCTCCGCCGAGATCGTGGACAAGGACTGCGCTGCCGCCTTGATGGCGTCCGAAGCCGCAGCCCGGCGGCAAAAAATGGGCAGCTGGGCTGACCCGTCGGCCATAAAAAACGCGGAAAGTCCGGACGATATTTTGGCGGAGATCGGGCGCTTTGCGGTAATCGAGGGCAAAGTCCTGTCCGTCCGGCAAGCTGGGGCGACGACCTACCTCAACTTCGGACGGAACTGGACACGTGGATTTGCCGTGACTATTTCAAGGCGCACACTGCCGGTATTCGAAAGCGCCGGAATTGCCCTTAAGTCCTTGGAGAATAGGCGTATTCGGGTCCGGGGCTGGGTTGAGGGGACGACGGGGCCGCGTATCGATGTGCGTCTCTTGGGACAGGTTGAATTGCTGGGCGCAAACGAGCCTACTGGGGTAAGGCCTTAA
- a CDS encoding MFS transporter has translation MLDVTAANEIADDARVRANVVRLAAAQALTGANSAVIFATGAIVGATLAPDMSFATVPISMYVVGLAAGTLPTGAISRRFGRRAAFVIGTGLGALTGLLGSFAILHGSFALFCLATFLGGLYGAVAQSYRFAAADGARAAYRPKAVSWVMAGGVFAGVLGPQLVQWTMDIWQPYLFAFSFLVQAAVALIAMGIVAGVDMPKPAPADLHGGRPLLTIVTQPRFIAAALCGVIAYPMMNLVMTSAPLAMKLCGLSVSDSNFGLQWHIVAMYGPSFFTGTLIARFGAPKIVAAGLLLEAGAATIGLSGLTAMHFWATLIVLGVGWNFSFIGASALVLETHRPQERNKVQAFNDFLVFGMMAIGSFSSGQLLANYGWSAVNLVVFPPVMLGLAALSLVSWARRRKARLEAAMGEFPDAV, from the coding sequence ATGCTGGACGTGACTGCAGCCAATGAGATCGCCGACGATGCCCGCGTGCGCGCCAACGTGGTGCGCCTCGCCGCCGCGCAGGCGCTGACCGGCGCCAACTCGGCCGTGATCTTTGCGACAGGTGCGATCGTCGGCGCAACGCTTGCCCCGGACATGTCGTTCGCGACCGTGCCGATCTCGATGTATGTGGTCGGGCTCGCTGCCGGCACGCTGCCGACCGGCGCGATCTCGCGCCGCTTCGGCCGCCGTGCCGCCTTCGTCATCGGCACCGGCCTCGGCGCGCTCACCGGCCTGCTCGGCTCGTTCGCGATCCTGCACGGCTCGTTCGCGCTGTTTTGTCTGGCGACCTTTCTCGGCGGCCTCTACGGCGCAGTGGCGCAATCCTATCGCTTTGCCGCTGCCGACGGCGCCCGCGCGGCCTACCGGCCCAAGGCCGTGTCCTGGGTGATGGCGGGCGGTGTATTCGCCGGCGTGCTCGGTCCGCAGCTCGTGCAATGGACCATGGATATCTGGCAGCCTTATCTGTTCGCCTTCAGCTTCCTGGTGCAGGCCGCCGTCGCGCTGATCGCGATGGGCATCGTCGCCGGGGTCGATATGCCGAAGCCCGCGCCGGCCGATCTGCACGGCGGCCGGCCGCTGCTCACGATCGTGACGCAGCCGCGCTTCATCGCGGCGGCGCTGTGCGGCGTCATCGCCTATCCCATGATGAACCTGGTCATGACCTCGGCGCCGCTCGCGATGAAGCTGTGCGGCCTGTCCGTGTCCGATTCCAATTTCGGCCTGCAATGGCACATCGTTGCGATGTATGGGCCGAGCTTCTTCACGGGCACGCTGATCGCGCGCTTCGGCGCTCCGAAGATCGTCGCCGCCGGCCTGCTGCTGGAAGCGGGCGCCGCCACCATCGGTCTCTCGGGCCTCACGGCGATGCATTTCTGGGCGACGCTGATCGTGCTCGGCGTGGGCTGGAATTTCTCCTTCATCGGCGCCTCCGCGCTGGTGCTGGAGACGCATCGCCCGCAGGAGCGCAACAAGGTGCAGGCCTTCAACGATTTCCTGGTGTTCGGCATGATGGCGATCGGCTCGTTCTCGTCGGGCCAGCTGCTGGCCAATTACGGCTGGTCCGCGGTGAACCTCGTGGTGTTCCCGCCGGTGATGCTGGGTCTTGCCGCGCTCTCACTGGTCTCCTGGGCCCGCCGCCGCAAGGCGCGGCTGGAGGCGGCCATGGGCGAGTTCCCCGACGCGGTCTAG
- a CDS encoding SDR family NAD(P)-dependent oxidoreductase gives MAKDGLCAIVTGSASGLGAATAEILARSGARLVINYSSSQKEAEATAETCRKAGAAEVLVAQGDVSKDEDCRKIVAAASGWGRLDILVNNAGTTKHVAHADLDGLSAEDFQRVYGVNTIGPFQMVRAARSLLEAAANASGRPSAVVNVSSVAGISGVGSSIAYAASKGALNTMTLSLSRALAPLIRVNTVCPGYIDTPWFTKGRGEAQAKQVRDSVMAKVPLKVASSAEDIAQLVCFLAMPASSNMTGEVVRMDAGMHLVT, from the coding sequence ATGGCAAAAGACGGCTTGTGCGCAATCGTGACGGGGTCCGCATCCGGGCTGGGTGCCGCGACTGCGGAAATTCTCGCCCGCAGCGGGGCGCGGCTCGTCATCAACTATTCGTCGAGCCAGAAGGAAGCCGAGGCGACGGCCGAGACCTGCCGCAAGGCCGGCGCGGCGGAGGTGCTGGTCGCACAAGGCGACGTCTCGAAGGATGAGGATTGCCGCAAGATCGTCGCGGCAGCGAGCGGCTGGGGCCGGCTCGACATCCTCGTCAACAATGCCGGCACCACCAAACATGTCGCTCACGCCGATCTCGACGGCTTGTCGGCGGAAGACTTCCAGCGGGTCTACGGCGTCAACACCATTGGCCCGTTCCAGATGGTGCGCGCGGCGCGCAGCCTGCTCGAAGCCGCTGCCAACGCATCGGGGCGTCCGTCGGCGGTCGTGAACGTCTCCTCGGTCGCCGGCATCAGCGGCGTCGGCTCGTCGATTGCGTACGCCGCGAGCAAGGGCGCGCTCAACACCATGACGCTGTCGCTGTCGCGTGCCCTGGCGCCGCTGATCCGCGTCAATACGGTGTGTCCGGGCTATATCGACACGCCCTGGTTCACCAAGGGCCGCGGCGAGGCGCAGGCCAAGCAGGTGCGCGACAGCGTCATGGCGAAGGTGCCGCTGAAGGTCGCATCGTCCGCGGAGGACATCGCCCAGCTCGTCTGCTTCCTGGCGATGCCGGCCTCCAGCAACATGACCGGCGAGGTCGTGCGCATGGATGCGGGGATGCATTTGGTTACGTGA
- a CDS encoding M48 family metalloprotease has product MGRFQTAATPTAVAMPKPKPAVAQTPATEKEHERILASYGGTYDDPKLESLVSKTVDRLVAASDRPDQGYKVTILNSGAVNAFALPNGQLYVTRGLLALASDTSELSSVLSHEMAHVLSKHAAMREDQARQAAIVTRVVTDMSNDPDLTALALAKTKLTMASFSRKQEFEADGIGVGISAKAHFDPYGAARFLSAMERNAELKAGKSSLDPRAQDFTSSHPATPERVQNAQNIARQYTAPEGAERDRESYLAAIDNLVYGEDPSEGFVRGRRFLHPKLGFTFQAPDNFTLDNTAQAVIGVREGGAQAMRFDVVRVPAEQSLGDYLNSGWMEGVEKASTEDLTINGFPAASATAKGDQWQFKVYALRFGSDVYRFIFAARQKSTESERNARETVNSFRRLTLEEIQAARPLRIKVITVQPGDTVESLSHRMAGVDHPAERFRVLNGLDRTAQVKVRDRVKIVAD; this is encoded by the coding sequence ATGGGCCGGTTCCAGACTGCGGCGACCCCGACCGCCGTCGCGATGCCCAAGCCGAAGCCCGCCGTCGCGCAAACCCCGGCCACAGAGAAGGAGCACGAGCGCATCCTGGCGAGCTATGGCGGGACCTATGACGACCCCAAGCTCGAATCGCTCGTCAGCAAGACCGTGGACCGGCTGGTCGCGGCCTCCGACCGGCCCGACCAGGGCTACAAGGTCACCATCCTCAATTCCGGCGCAGTGAACGCCTTTGCGCTGCCGAACGGCCAGCTCTACGTCACGCGCGGCCTGCTTGCGCTCGCCAGCGACACCTCCGAATTGTCCTCCGTGCTCAGCCACGAGATGGCGCATGTGCTATCCAAGCACGCGGCAATGCGCGAGGACCAGGCTCGCCAGGCCGCGATCGTTACCCGCGTCGTCACCGACATGAGCAACGATCCCGACCTCACCGCACTGGCGCTGGCCAAGACCAAGCTCACCATGGCGAGCTTCTCGCGCAAGCAGGAGTTCGAGGCCGACGGTATCGGCGTCGGCATCTCCGCCAAGGCGCATTTCGACCCGTACGGCGCAGCGCGCTTCCTGTCCGCGATGGAGCGCAATGCCGAGCTGAAGGCCGGCAAGAGCTCGCTCGATCCGCGCGCGCAGGATTTCACCTCGTCGCATCCGGCAACCCCGGAGCGCGTGCAGAACGCGCAGAACATTGCCCGCCAATACACGGCGCCTGAAGGCGCCGAGCGCGATCGCGAGAGCTATCTCGCCGCGATCGACAACCTCGTGTATGGCGAAGACCCCAGCGAAGGCTTTGTCCGCGGCCGGCGCTTCCTGCATCCGAAGCTCGGCTTCACCTTCCAGGCGCCGGACAATTTCACGCTCGACAACACCGCACAGGCCGTGATCGGCGTGCGCGAGGGCGGCGCGCAGGCGATGCGCTTCGACGTCGTGCGCGTGCCGGCCGAGCAGTCGCTCGGCGACTACCTCAACTCCGGCTGGATGGAAGGCGTCGAGAAGGCGTCGACCGAGGATCTCACCATCAACGGTTTTCCGGCGGCGTCCGCCACCGCCAAGGGCGACCAGTGGCAGTTCAAGGTCTATGCGCTGCGCTTCGGCAGTGACGTCTATCGTTTCATCTTCGCGGCACGGCAGAAATCGACCGAGAGCGAGCGCAACGCGCGCGAGACCGTCAACTCGTTCCGCCGCCTGACGCTGGAGGAAATCCAGGCCGCGCGCCCGCTGCGCATCAAGGTCATCACCGTGCAGCCCGGCGATACCGTGGAATCGCTTTCCCACCGCATGGCCGGCGTCGACCATCCCGCCGAGCGCTTCCGCGTGCTGAACGGCCTCGATCGCACCGCGCAGGTCAAGGTGCGCGATCGCGTGAAGATCGTGGCGGACTGA
- a CDS encoding acyl-CoA dehydrogenase family protein encodes MAESDNIVVETAEKIFADLADPQTINNDKTNAWQAPLWQALSEAGLPLSWVADDLGGSGASLADGFALLNAAGRFAVAVPLAETMLAGWLLAQAKIASPEGEMTVLPATPKNRISLDADGALSGRARSVPFAKTAKHFAVLAHGKDGAVIALIDAAKTRIEAGLNVGYDHSDTVTLDKVQPIAVKPAPKGFEQTHLMLMGGVARSLQIAGALESMLDISVRYSNERVAFEKKISKFQAVQHNLARLAGESAAALAAATSAADAIANAKSFNDEIYLEAASAKIRCAEAAEKGGGIAHQVHGAIGFTMEHILHRYSLRALAWRDDFGSESYWAVELGKLVANRGADELWPLVASR; translated from the coding sequence GTGGCGGAGAGTGACAATATCGTCGTCGAGACCGCGGAGAAAATCTTCGCCGATCTCGCCGATCCGCAAACCATCAACAACGACAAGACGAATGCGTGGCAGGCGCCGCTGTGGCAGGCGCTGAGCGAAGCCGGCCTGCCGCTGTCCTGGGTGGCTGATGATCTCGGCGGCTCGGGCGCGAGCCTCGCCGACGGCTTTGCGCTACTCAACGCCGCCGGCCGTTTCGCGGTCGCGGTGCCGCTGGCCGAGACCATGCTGGCGGGATGGCTGCTGGCGCAGGCGAAGATCGCTTCGCCCGAGGGCGAGATGACGGTGCTGCCGGCCACGCCAAAGAACCGCATCAGCCTGGATGCCGACGGCGCGCTCTCCGGCCGTGCCCGCAGCGTGCCCTTCGCCAAGACGGCGAAACATTTTGCGGTGCTGGCGCACGGCAAGGACGGCGCTGTCATCGCGCTGATCGACGCGGCCAAGACGCGGATCGAGGCCGGACTCAATGTCGGCTATGACCACAGCGATACCGTCACCCTCGACAAGGTCCAGCCGATCGCCGTCAAGCCCGCACCGAAGGGCTTCGAGCAGACCCATCTGATGCTGATGGGCGGCGTCGCGCGCAGCCTGCAGATCGCGGGCGCCCTCGAATCCATGCTCGACATCTCCGTGCGCTACTCCAACGAGCGCGTCGCCTTCGAGAAGAAGATCTCGAAATTCCAGGCGGTGCAGCACAATCTCGCCCGCCTCGCCGGCGAATCCGCCGCGGCGCTCGCGGCCGCGACCTCAGCTGCCGACGCCATCGCGAATGCGAAATCTTTCAACGACGAGATCTATCTCGAAGCCGCCTCCGCAAAGATCCGCTGCGCGGAAGCTGCCGAGAAAGGCGGCGGTATCGCACATCAGGTCCATGGCGCGATCGGCTTCACCATGGAGCACATCCTGCACCGCTATTCGCTGCGCGCGCTGGCCTGGCGCGACGATTTCGGCTCGGAAAGCTACTGGGCCGTCGAGCTTGGCAAGCTCGTCGCAAACCGCGGCGCCGACGAATTGTGGCCGCTCGTGGCGTCGCGCTGA
- a CDS encoding acyl-CoA dehydrogenase family protein — MTAALRFDPIRLPEKCEQLRKEVRAFLAEEIAAGTFDPHKPNREDTDAPEFSRRVGAKGWLGMTWPKKYGGQERSFLERYVVTEEMRVANAPTRRFFVADRQSGPVLLKYAPEHIKMDILPRICRGEICFAIGMSEPNSGSDLFAAKTRATKTDGGYLINGTKIWTSSAHIADYMIAIFRTSPPTKENRRHGLTQFLVKMKQPGIKVNPIGQITGQYEFNEVVFTDHFIPDDHVLGEVDGAWKQATSELAYERSGPERFLETYYVLTELVRAVGPSPDTRSAEGIGRLVAQLHTMRRMSVSVAGMLEAGKEPVVEASIVKDIGTVWEQQLPHRVRDLAAFVEETATNRETLERQLDFAIKTAPKLTIQGGTTEVLRGIIARGLGLR; from the coding sequence ATGACCGCTGCCCTCCGTTTCGATCCGATCCGCCTGCCCGAGAAATGCGAGCAATTGCGCAAGGAAGTCCGCGCCTTCCTCGCCGAGGAGATCGCCGCCGGCACTTTCGATCCGCACAAGCCCAACCGCGAGGACACCGACGCGCCGGAATTTTCCCGCCGGGTCGGCGCCAAGGGCTGGCTCGGCATGACCTGGCCGAAAAAGTATGGCGGCCAGGAGCGTTCCTTCCTCGAGCGCTACGTGGTGACCGAGGAGATGCGCGTTGCCAACGCGCCGACGCGGCGCTTCTTCGTCGCGGACCGCCAGAGCGGGCCGGTGCTTTTGAAATACGCGCCCGAGCACATCAAGATGGACATCCTGCCGCGGATCTGCCGCGGCGAGATCTGCTTTGCCATCGGCATGAGCGAACCGAACTCCGGCTCCGACCTGTTCGCCGCGAAGACGCGCGCGACCAAGACCGACGGCGGCTATCTCATCAACGGCACCAAGATCTGGACCTCGTCGGCGCATATCGCCGACTACATGATCGCGATCTTCCGGACCTCGCCGCCGACCAAGGAAAACCGCCGCCACGGCCTGACCCAGTTCCTGGTCAAGATGAAGCAGCCGGGCATCAAGGTGAACCCGATCGGCCAGATCACCGGCCAGTACGAGTTCAACGAGGTCGTCTTCACCGATCACTTCATCCCTGACGATCACGTGCTGGGTGAAGTCGACGGCGCCTGGAAGCAGGCGACAAGCGAGCTCGCCTACGAGCGCTCGGGCCCGGAGCGCTTCCTCGAAACCTATTACGTGCTGACCGAGCTGGTCCGCGCGGTCGGCCCAAGTCCGGACACGCGCAGCGCCGAAGGCATCGGCCGCCTGGTCGCGCAGCTCCACACCATGCGGCGCATGTCGGTCTCGGTGGCCGGCATGCTCGAAGCCGGCAAGGAGCCGGTGGTCGAGGCCTCCATCGTCAAGGACATCGGCACGGTCTGGGAGCAGCAGCTGCCGCATCGCGTGCGCGATCTCGCTGCCTTCGTCGAGGAGACCGCAACCAACCGCGAGACCTTGGAGCGGCAGCTCGACTTCGCGATCAAGACCGCGCCGAAACTCACCATCCAGGGCGGCACCACCGAGGTGCTGCGCGGCATCATCGCCCGCGGATTGGGCTTGCGCTAA
- a CDS encoding ABC transporter substrate-binding protein, whose protein sequence is MKSILSGIFAAAFALNASAAQAQDKPPLKIGGILDMSSLYADITGPGSEIAAKMAVEDFGGEVLGRKIQVLAADHLNKADLSANIARDMLDNQGVEMIYDVAASATALAAGEIAKARNKIVMFNGPGSIRLTNEACGPYTVHYVFDTYGQANVTGLAAVKSGLDSWFFLTADYAFGQDLEKDTSAVVTKTGGKVLGAVRHPLNTSDFSSFLLQAQASKAKVIGLANAGGDTINAIKQAAEFGITKGGQKVSPLLAFVTDIDSIGLETAQGLLLAEAFYWDLNDDTRAFAKRFMERTKRVPTSAQAGVYSSVTHYLKAVKAAGTTDAAAVIKVMKETPINDFFAKNGKIREDGRMIHDMYLFEVKKPSESKGRWDDYKLLATVPGNEAFQSLEQSRCPLVKK, encoded by the coding sequence ATGAAGAGTATTTTGTCCGGCATTTTTGCCGCCGCGTTTGCCCTCAATGCGAGCGCCGCACAGGCCCAGGACAAGCCGCCGCTGAAGATCGGCGGCATTCTCGACATGTCGAGCCTTTATGCAGATATCACCGGCCCCGGCAGCGAGATTGCGGCGAAGATGGCGGTCGAGGATTTCGGTGGCGAGGTGCTGGGACGCAAGATCCAGGTGCTGGCGGCCGACCATCTCAACAAGGCTGATCTCTCCGCCAACATCGCCCGCGACATGCTCGACAACCAGGGCGTCGAGATGATCTACGACGTCGCGGCCTCCGCGACCGCGCTTGCCGCCGGCGAGATCGCGAAAGCGCGCAACAAGATCGTCATGTTCAACGGGCCGGGCTCGATCCGTCTCACCAACGAGGCCTGCGGTCCCTACACCGTCCACTACGTGTTCGACACCTACGGCCAGGCCAACGTGACCGGTCTTGCGGCGGTGAAGTCGGGTCTCGACAGCTGGTTCTTCCTCACCGCCGACTACGCCTTCGGCCAGGATCTGGAGAAGGACACCAGCGCCGTCGTGACCAAGACCGGCGGCAAGGTGCTCGGTGCCGTCCGCCATCCGCTCAACACCTCGGATTTCTCGTCCTTCCTGCTCCAGGCTCAGGCCTCCAAGGCCAAGGTGATCGGGCTCGCGAATGCCGGCGGCGACACCATCAATGCCATCAAGCAGGCGGCGGAGTTCGGCATCACCAAGGGCGGCCAGAAGGTCTCGCCGCTGCTCGCGTTCGTCACCGATATCGACTCGATCGGGCTCGAGACCGCGCAGGGGCTGCTGCTCGCGGAGGCGTTCTACTGGGATCTCAACGACGACACGCGTGCATTCGCCAAGCGCTTCATGGAGCGCACCAAGCGCGTGCCGACCTCGGCGCAGGCCGGCGTCTATTCCTCCGTCACGCATTACCTGAAAGCCGTGAAGGCGGCCGGCACGACCGACGCCGCCGCGGTGATCAAGGTGATGAAGGAGACGCCGATCAACGACTTCTTCGCCAAGAATGGCAAGATCCGCGAGGACGGCCGCATGATCCACGACATGTACCTGTTCGAGGTGAAGAAGCCGTCGGAGTCCAAGGGCCGCTGGGACGATTACAAGCTGCTCGCCACCGTCCCCGGCAACGAGGCGTTCCAGTCGCTGGAGCAGTCGCGCTGCCCGCTGGTGAAGAAGTGA
- a CDS encoding MFS transporter, with protein sequence MLDNPRHPTLDESSLRYEGWRIVAVCFLLATFGWGLGFYGQSVYVAELQRARGWPASLISSGTTFFYLFGALLVVFVGEAVRKYGARLSLIAGTLAMAAAAVAVGAVREPWQLYLADAVLAFGWAGTSLAMITNTISLWFDEKRGMAISLALNGASFGGIAGVPLLVALIGHVGFAGAMYAAAGAMLVLLVPVILLLVGRPPDRHGWHAPAKAKPQSSTEIRAWALRDVGFLTVTIAFALVLFAQVGFIVHLISFLDPVIGRERAAVAVAVLTAMAVVGRVLISLVIDRLDQRLASALSFLSQAAALLVVINLHNEYVLIAACAVFGFSVGNLITLPSLIVQQEFDSAAFGVLISLNTAINQVTYAFGPGVVGFLRDLSGGYALPFYLCIALQVMAAALIMVRGKPRAKLSSVG encoded by the coding sequence ATGCTCGACAATCCTCGACATCCCACGCTCGACGAATCCTCGCTCCGCTACGAAGGCTGGCGCATCGTCGCGGTCTGCTTCCTGCTCGCGACCTTCGGCTGGGGGCTCGGCTTCTATGGCCAGAGCGTCTATGTCGCCGAGCTGCAGCGGGCGCGGGGCTGGCCGGCCTCGCTGATCTCCTCCGGCACCACGTTCTTCTACCTGTTCGGCGCGCTGCTGGTCGTCTTCGTCGGCGAGGCTGTGCGGAAATACGGTGCGCGGCTCAGCCTGATCGCCGGGACGCTGGCGATGGCAGCGGCTGCGGTCGCGGTCGGCGCCGTGCGCGAGCCTTGGCAGCTCTATCTCGCCGATGCCGTGCTCGCCTTCGGCTGGGCCGGCACCAGTCTTGCCATGATCACCAACACGATCAGCCTGTGGTTCGATGAGAAGCGCGGCATGGCGATCAGTCTGGCGCTCAATGGCGCCAGCTTCGGCGGCATCGCCGGCGTGCCGCTGCTGGTGGCGTTGATCGGCCATGTCGGCTTTGCCGGTGCGATGTACGCCGCCGCCGGCGCCATGCTGGTGCTGCTCGTGCCGGTCATCCTCCTTCTCGTCGGCCGCCCGCCCGATCGCCACGGCTGGCACGCGCCGGCGAAGGCAAAACCGCAATCATCGACGGAGATCCGCGCCTGGGCGCTGCGTGACGTCGGCTTCCTCACGGTGACGATCGCCTTCGCCCTGGTGCTGTTCGCCCAGGTCGGCTTCATCGTGCATCTGATCTCGTTCCTCGATCCCGTGATCGGACGCGAGCGCGCCGCCGTGGCCGTCGCGGTGCTGACCGCGATGGCGGTGGTCGGCCGCGTGCTGATCTCGCTGGTGATCGACCGCCTCGATCAGCGCCTCGCGTCCGCGCTGTCGTTCCTCAGCCAGGCCGCCGCGCTTCTCGTCGTCATCAACCTGCACAACGAGTACGTGCTGATCGCGGCCTGCGCGGTGTTCGGCTTCTCGGTCGGCAACCTCATCACGCTGCCCTCGCTCATCGTGCAGCAGGAGTTCGACTCCGCCGCCTTCGGCGTGCTGATCAGCCTCAACACCGCGATCAACCAGGTGACCTACGCGTTCGGCCCCGGCGTCGTCGGTTTCCTGCGCGATCTCTCGGGCGGCTACGCGCTGCCCTTCTATCTCTGCATCGCGCTGCAGGTGATGGCGGCGGCGTTGATCATGGTGCGGGGGAAGCCGCGGGCAAAGCTATCTTCAGTGGGATGA
- a CDS encoding enoyl-CoA hydratase produces the protein MNDMVLQKLEGGLLTITMNRPERKNALNPEMVAGLVEAARRAADDAEVRAVLFKGAGGSFCVGGDVKSMAQGRAPLPFEQKLANLRRGMEVSRILHQMPKPVVAQLDGAAAGAGLSMALSCDLRIASESCKITTAFAKVGFSGDYGGTYFLTQLLGSARARELYLMSPVLTAKEAHAIGMVTKVVPDAEIDAAAHELALSLAQGPSIALGFIKRNINNAEHLALEDCFDGEAIHHTRCGDTEDHKEAAKAFVEKRKPTFRGA, from the coding sequence ATGAACGACATGGTCCTGCAAAAGCTCGAAGGCGGGCTGCTCACCATCACCATGAATCGCCCGGAGCGGAAGAATGCGCTCAACCCCGAGATGGTCGCCGGGCTGGTCGAGGCGGCACGGCGCGCGGCTGATGATGCCGAGGTGCGGGCGGTGCTGTTCAAGGGCGCCGGCGGCTCGTTCTGCGTCGGCGGCGACGTCAAATCGATGGCTCAGGGGCGCGCGCCGCTGCCGTTCGAGCAGAAGCTCGCAAACTTGCGCCGCGGCATGGAGGTCTCGCGCATCCTGCATCAGATGCCGAAGCCCGTCGTGGCCCAGCTCGACGGCGCGGCGGCCGGCGCCGGCCTGTCGATGGCGCTGTCCTGCGACCTGCGCATCGCCTCCGAATCCTGCAAGATCACGACAGCCTTCGCCAAGGTCGGATTCTCCGGTGATTACGGCGGCACCTATTTCCTGACCCAGCTGCTCGGCAGCGCGCGGGCGCGCGAGCTCTATCTGATGTCGCCGGTGCTCACCGCGAAGGAGGCGCATGCGATCGGTATGGTGACGAAGGTCGTGCCCGACGCCGAGATCGACGCCGCCGCGCACGAGCTCGCGCTGTCGCTGGCGCAGGGGCCGTCGATCGCGCTCGGCTTCATCAAGCGCAACATCAACAACGCCGAGCATCTGGCGTTGGAAGACTGTTTTGACGGTGAGGCGATCCATCACACCCGTTGCGGCGACACCGAGGATCACAAGGAAGCCGCCAAGGCCTTCGTCGAGAAGCGCAAGCCGACCTTCAGGGGCGCATGA